Proteins from a genomic interval of Hornefia porci:
- a CDS encoding DUF4430 domain-containing protein has translation MKKKLSIIFICALSLGLAVCVTGCRDKSSSSAEESVVNPINLLISIDYPGRANKPDLENFKFKAEEESSVLEATELYCNISEIQLLVDTTNNEVQGINGINNGELKKNYVWKYKINGKEVSDNPQDYDLKDGDNITWYYTKK, from the coding sequence ATGAAAAAGAAACTTTCGATTATATTTATCTGCGCGCTGTCGCTGGGGCTGGCTGTGTGCGTTACCGGATGCAGGGACAAAAGCAGCTCTTCTGCCGAGGAATCCGTCGTCAATCCGATTAATCTCCTGATTTCCATCGACTATCCGGGCAGGGCGAACAAGCCGGACCTGGAGAACTTCAAGTTCAAGGCGGAGGAGGAGTCTTCGGTGCTGGAGGCTACGGAGCTTTACTGCAATATCAGCGAGATACAGCTTCTCGTCGATACCACAAATAATGAGGTGCAGGGAATCAACGGAATCAACAACGGTGAGCTGAAGAAAAATTATGTGTGGAAGTACAAAATCAACGGCAAGGAGGTCAGTGACAATCCCCAGGATTACGATTTGAAGGATGGGGATAACATCACCTGGTATTATACAAAAAAATAA
- a CDS encoding EcsC family protein has translation MTTPWQKEWNRMQRQEYEYLQKGRFRKESRLNRLLEKHVPDALQDKLDLAFSKAFELIFEKGTGVIEKTYNKNGIEESFVEEREEALSRGDRESLRHISNKAGAAGGRNLLFSGGAGIGMGILGVGLPDIPLFTATMLKGIYEIALHFGYSYDTPQEKYFILRIIEASLCCGKELDEQNAQINRFLDRPELPKDYDQHAQIRKSSAALSTELLYMKFLQGVPVVGAVGGAYDAIYMNKITKYAQLKYHRRFLIDHSDPLDGPALA, from the coding sequence ATGACCACACCATGGCAGAAGGAATGGAACCGCATGCAGCGACAGGAATACGAGTATCTTCAGAAAGGGCGGTTCAGGAAGGAATCCCGCTTGAACCGGCTTCTGGAAAAGCACGTTCCGGACGCTCTTCAGGACAAACTGGATCTCGCGTTTTCCAAGGCCTTTGAATTGATATTCGAGAAGGGAACCGGCGTCATCGAGAAGACCTACAATAAAAACGGCATTGAAGAATCCTTTGTGGAGGAGCGAGAGGAAGCTCTGTCCCGGGGCGATCGGGAATCCCTGCGCCACATCTCCAACAAGGCCGGAGCCGCAGGCGGCCGTAATCTTTTGTTCTCCGGAGGAGCCGGAATCGGCATGGGCATCCTGGGCGTAGGCCTCCCGGACATTCCTTTGTTCACCGCCACGATGCTCAAGGGAATCTATGAGATCGCCCTCCACTTCGGCTACAGCTACGACACGCCGCAGGAAAAATATTTCATCCTGCGCATCATCGAAGCATCTCTGTGCTGCGGCAAGGAGCTGGATGAGCAGAACGCGCAGATCAATCGGTTTCTGGATCGTCCCGAACTGCCAAAGGACTACGACCAGCACGCCCAGATCCGCAAGTCCTCCGCAGCCCTTTCCACAGAGCTCCTGTATATGAAATTTCTGCAGGGCGTTCCCGTGGTAGGCGCGGTGGGCGGCGCATACGATGCGATTTATATGAACAAAATCACGAAATACGCTCAGCTGAAGTATCATCGCCGGTTCCTCATCGATCACAGCGATCCTCTGGACGGTCCGGCGCTCGCATGA
- a CDS encoding LTA synthase family protein, which yields MKAILKEIRVKKVISIVLLILCCLFLIYEIDSMRYPLTYLYNVRYAEGTSYNLAKKVLPLSVLENKTDPTKRDYSKLDKISGNNDDLISYYLRRPHTDYVRLKGSQTIRQTFVAKDDKIKRLQLFFHNPGSTSTAGRLTVSVLDSDGNKICSSSLSAGLTLNDTLTAFDFTQDSTAVNANRVAGSKVSAKTSDGYSLKKGERYTIQIKGDGVRASSGSVFGIYLAKGTYSGAELTVDGKSFGKTQLLCGVNYLHLSKTLLYFFFGCMLIALLLILLPLNHISEVLRRRVKNEKWRERIDVNRAVSRLMFVITPFFCYWLVQKSDGKGLRTIFRLKNIFFDFDGLMTITILIMIMAIFYLIFNRTQIASLLTTFLTFAFCMANYFLILFRNDPLIATDFSSIGTAMDVAANYTISFSKRSLWLIVMTLVFLALVLSLKSVRGLRLRYRAVLLVACGLWGGWFYGVVLNTNFLNQHGVFVSGFNAKGGYHRHGSVVGFVYTVKNSRIEKPSGYSVNKVKSIASKYTSDTTDGSATVSKKTPNIIVIMDEAFADFSLVGNVQTSGDYLPFYHSLKKNTVKGVLYPSIFGGRTADTEFECLTGNSMQFYPLNAVPYNTNIRSKMPSLAYALEAQGYRGNIAFHPGVRTSYNRNRVYPLLGFEKYISQENLKDPEKIRAYISDEEDFRQIRRSYEAYKGKGSSAPFFMFNVTIQNHSDFKLTSGYVEKEVTVTDGSLADEQTEQYINLAKKTDEALKNLITYFRNTDEPTMIVLFGDHEPHVGATFYDTLKERMTGASDVEKQLCKYKVPFMIWTNYDNDYASKITTYAASASDGTAHGRSAASSGSTSAGKSTNGKSAGAGKTAASGGTTSAGKSTSAKSTGAEKSANASGAATATAAKSAANNAAGDTDGLQISANYIGPYILKLIDGKMTGYDKYLLSLQKKVPVTSAVAYMGDNGKFYSATAGSKYRKYLNQYHILQYNNTVDTKNRVNDFFYLKNKSNKK from the coding sequence ATGAAAGCAATTCTGAAGGAAATCCGTGTCAAAAAAGTCATTTCAATTGTACTGCTGATTTTATGCTGCCTGTTTCTTATCTATGAAATCGACAGCATGCGCTATCCGCTGACGTACCTGTATAATGTGCGCTATGCAGAAGGAACCTCCTACAATTTAGCTAAGAAGGTCCTTCCTCTATCTGTTCTCGAGAACAAGACTGACCCCACGAAACGCGACTACAGCAAGCTGGACAAAATCAGCGGAAACAACGACGACCTCATTTCCTACTACCTTCGCAGACCGCACACCGATTACGTCAGACTGAAGGGGTCGCAGACCATCCGGCAGACCTTTGTGGCTAAAGATGACAAAATCAAGCGCCTTCAGTTATTCTTCCACAACCCCGGCAGCACTTCCACCGCGGGACGCCTCACCGTCTCCGTGCTGGACAGCGACGGGAACAAAATCTGTTCCTCCTCCCTCTCCGCGGGGCTGACTCTCAACGACACGCTGACTGCCTTCGACTTCACCCAGGACTCCACAGCGGTAAACGCCAACCGCGTGGCAGGCAGCAAGGTCTCCGCCAAAACCTCGGACGGATACTCCCTGAAAAAGGGTGAGCGTTATACGATACAGATTAAAGGCGACGGGGTACGGGCTTCCTCCGGCTCTGTTTTCGGAATCTATCTGGCAAAAGGAACCTACTCTGGGGCTGAGCTCACCGTCGACGGAAAGAGCTTCGGTAAGACGCAGCTACTCTGCGGCGTCAACTACCTGCATTTGTCGAAAACTCTGCTGTACTTCTTCTTCGGCTGTATGCTCATCGCACTGCTGCTGATTCTGCTGCCGCTGAACCATATCAGCGAAGTGCTGCGCCGCCGCGTGAAGAACGAAAAATGGCGGGAGCGCATCGATGTGAACCGGGCCGTCTCCAGGCTCATGTTCGTCATCACGCCCTTCTTCTGCTACTGGCTGGTGCAGAAGTCAGACGGCAAAGGCCTGCGGACCATCTTCCGTCTTAAAAATATATTCTTTGACTTCGACGGGCTGATGACTATCACGATTTTAATTATGATCATGGCGATTTTCTATCTGATTTTCAACCGGACGCAGATCGCCTCACTGCTGACCACGTTCCTGACCTTTGCCTTCTGCATGGCGAACTATTTCCTGATTCTGTTCCGGAACGACCCGTTAATCGCCACGGATTTCAGTTCCATCGGCACAGCTATGGACGTTGCGGCAAATTATACGATCTCCTTCAGCAAACGGTCTCTCTGGCTTATCGTCATGACCCTGGTTTTCCTGGCGCTGGTACTCTCGCTGAAAAGCGTCCGTGGCCTGCGGCTCCGCTACCGGGCCGTGCTTCTGGTGGCCTGCGGACTCTGGGGCGGCTGGTTCTACGGCGTGGTGCTGAACACCAACTTCCTGAACCAGCACGGCGTGTTCGTCTCCGGCTTCAACGCGAAAGGCGGTTACCACCGCCACGGATCTGTAGTAGGCTTTGTATACACCGTAAAAAACTCCCGGATCGAGAAGCCCTCCGGCTACTCCGTGAACAAAGTGAAATCCATCGCGTCGAAGTACACCTCTGACACCACGGACGGCTCCGCGACGGTCTCAAAGAAAACGCCTAACATCATCGTCATCATGGACGAGGCCTTCGCTGATTTCAGCCTGGTAGGAAATGTGCAGACTTCAGGCGACTACCTGCCCTTCTACCACAGCCTGAAAAAGAACACCGTCAAGGGCGTCCTGTACCCCTCGATTTTCGGCGGCCGCACGGCCGACACAGAGTTCGAATGCCTGACGGGCAACAGCATGCAGTTCTACCCGCTGAACGCTGTGCCGTATAACACGAATATCCGCAGCAAGATGCCCTCCCTGGCCTACGCTCTTGAAGCTCAGGGGTACCGGGGCAATATCGCCTTCCACCCCGGCGTCCGGACCTCCTACAACCGGAACCGCGTCTACCCGCTGCTGGGATTCGAGAAGTACATCTCTCAAGAGAATCTGAAGGATCCGGAGAAGATCCGGGCCTATATTTCCGATGAGGAGGATTTCCGTCAGATCCGCAGAAGCTACGAGGCGTACAAAGGAAAGGGCAGCTCTGCTCCGTTCTTCATGTTCAATGTCACCATTCAGAATCACAGTGACTTCAAGCTTACCAGCGGCTATGTGGAAAAGGAGGTCACCGTCACCGACGGCAGCCTGGCCGACGAGCAGACCGAACAGTACATCAATCTGGCCAAAAAGACAGACGAGGCCCTGAAGAACCTGATCACCTACTTCCGGAACACCGACGAGCCGACGATGATCGTCCTCTTCGGCGACCACGAGCCCCACGTCGGCGCCACCTTCTACGACACCCTGAAGGAACGCATGACCGGCGCCTCCGATGTAGAAAAACAGCTCTGCAAATACAAGGTGCCCTTCATGATCTGGACCAACTACGACAACGACTACGCCTCAAAAATCACCACCTACGCGGCGTCAGCTTCGGATGGGACGGCGCACGGCAGATCCGCAGCTTCGAGTGGGTCCACGAGCGCCGGAAAGTCCACCAACGGCAAGTCCGCGGGCGCCGGAAAGACCGCAGCTTCGGGCGGGACGACGAGCGCCGGAAAGTCCACGAGCGCAAAGTCCACCGGCGCCGAAAAATCCGCGAACGCGAGCGGTGCAGCAACCGCAACCGCCGCAAAATCGGCCGCCAATAACGCAGCCGGCGACACCGATGGACTACAGATCAGCGCCAACTACATCGGCCCATATATCCTGAAACTAATCGACGGAAAAATGACCGGCTACGACAAGTATCTGCTCTCTCTGCAGAAAAAGGTTCCCGTCACAAGCGCCGTTGCCTACATGGGCGACAACGGGAAATTCTACTCCGCAACTGCCGGCAGCAAATACCGCAAATACCTGAATCAGTACCACATTCTTCAGTATAACAATACCGTCGATACAAAAAACAGAGTGAACGATTTCTTCTATCTGAAGAATAAAAGTAACAAGAAGTGA
- a CDS encoding GntR family transcriptional regulator: MTERKKFTLEFSLSREIAGILRDRILHGEYGIGEQLKENRIAGELRVSRTPVREAFKILEDEGLVEYRKNRGCFAQGITRQDIEDIYAVRKALEGLAVEWACRHMTPDYVQRLTDHCDLMDFYAGREDASQVLELNEGFHDIIYEAAGSRFMARVLRSYKGYIRMNRRNVFYEEKNLREISAEHKAIRDALAAGDEEAARQAMSRHLDESRRRAEASLARME; this comes from the coding sequence ATGACGGAACGAAAAAAATTTACTCTGGAATTCTCTCTGTCCCGCGAGATTGCAGGCATTCTCCGCGACCGGATTCTGCACGGGGAATACGGAATCGGCGAGCAGCTGAAGGAAAACAGAATCGCCGGGGAGCTGAGGGTCAGCCGGACGCCGGTGCGCGAGGCATTCAAAATCCTGGAGGATGAGGGTCTTGTGGAATACAGGAAGAACCGCGGCTGTTTCGCACAGGGAATCACCCGTCAGGATATAGAGGACATCTACGCGGTGCGAAAGGCGCTGGAGGGTCTGGCGGTGGAATGGGCCTGCAGGCATATGACGCCGGACTATGTGCAGCGGCTCACAGACCATTGCGATCTGATGGATTTTTACGCCGGCCGCGAGGATGCGTCGCAGGTTCTGGAGCTGAACGAGGGCTTTCACGATATAATTTATGAAGCTGCGGGGAGCCGTTTCATGGCCCGGGTTCTGCGCTCCTACAAAGGATACATCCGTATGAACCGCCGCAATGTCTTTTATGAGGAGAAAAATCTTCGGGAAATCTCTGCAGAGCACAAAGCAATCCGGGATGCGCTTGCCGCCGGGGATGAGGAGGCGGCGCGGCAGGCCATGTCCCGCCATCTGGATGAATCCCGCCGCCGCGCCGAGGCGAGCCTGGCAAGGATGGAATAA
- a CDS encoding HAD-IIA family hydrolase, whose amino-acid sequence MEQLKNKKGFICDMDGVIYHGNVLLPGVKEFVEWLQREEKEYLFLTNASGKTPLELQMKLSRMGLNVGKEHFYTSALATARFVSQQMEHCTAYVIGEPGLVGALYECGVAISDRNPDYVIVGEVQNYNYETICKAVSLVREGARLIGTNSDVTGPSDLGIVPACRALISPIEMATGKQAYFVGKPNPLMMRTGLRILGVHSEDAAMIGDRMDTDIIAGIESGLDTVLVLSGVTSREQVSLFPYRPRLILNGVGDIAK is encoded by the coding sequence ATGGAACAGTTGAAAAACAAAAAAGGATTCATATGCGACATGGACGGCGTTATCTATCACGGAAATGTGCTGCTTCCGGGCGTAAAGGAGTTCGTGGAATGGCTTCAGCGAGAAGAGAAAGAATATCTTTTCCTGACCAACGCCAGCGGCAAAACGCCTTTGGAGCTCCAGATGAAGCTTTCCCGAATGGGGCTGAACGTCGGCAAGGAGCACTTCTATACCAGCGCACTTGCAACCGCAAGATTCGTCAGCCAGCAGATGGAGCACTGCACCGCCTACGTCATCGGCGAACCGGGACTGGTGGGGGCGCTCTACGAATGCGGCGTTGCTATCTCCGACCGCAATCCTGATTATGTGATTGTGGGCGAGGTACAAAATTATAACTATGAGACGATCTGCAAGGCGGTTTCTCTGGTGCGGGAGGGTGCTCGCCTTATCGGGACCAATTCTGATGTGACCGGCCCCTCCGATCTGGGAATCGTCCCTGCATGCCGGGCTCTGATCTCGCCGATTGAAATGGCCACCGGCAAGCAGGCATATTTTGTCGGTAAACCCAATCCGCTGATGATGCGTACCGGCCTTCGGATTCTGGGCGTCCACTCGGAAGACGCTGCCATGATCGGCGACCGCATGGATACTGATATCATCGCCGGCATCGAGAGCGGCCTGGATACAGTTCTTGTTCTGTCCGGCGTTACCAGCCGCGAACAGGTCAGCCTCTTCCCTTATCGTCCCCGTCTTATCCTCAACGGCGTAGGCGACATCGCAAAATAA
- a CDS encoding 4Fe-4S dicluster domain-containing protein, with protein MLKGKKLCTEPEWCKGCGYCAEFCPKKVLIIRQEKVVVENPDDCICCGLCEQRCPDYAIWVEEA; from the coding sequence ATGCTAAAAGGAAAAAAACTATGCACAGAGCCCGAGTGGTGCAAGGGCTGCGGCTACTGTGCGGAGTTCTGTCCCAAGAAAGTGCTGATAATACGGCAGGAAAAAGTTGTCGTCGAAAACCCTGACGACTGCATATGCTGCGGCCTCTGCGAACAGCGGTGTCCGGATTATGCAATCTGGGTAGAGGAGGCGTAG
- a CDS encoding 2-oxoacid:ferredoxin oxidoreductase subunit beta — protein MPSKLVQETMRTRRLPHIWCPGCGHGILMRDVCQAIYNVGLPKERVAIVSGIGCSSRAAGYMNYNTLHTTHGRAIAFATGIKMARPELHVIVVTGDGDAAAIGGNHLIHACRRNIDMTVVIFNNNIYGMTGGQYSPTTPTGEKGTTAPYGNIDGDFDLPKLSEAAGATYTARGDCFHVPQMIRLIENGIRHKGFSVIEGVSICPTYYGRKNKKGSAVEMMHWQEQNCIDIKKAAKMEPAELEGKVLLGEFSRVEGRPEYVEEYDKIIHIAGGDR, from the coding sequence ATGCCAAGCAAATTAGTACAGGAAACCATGCGGACCAGAAGACTCCCTCACATCTGGTGCCCCGGCTGCGGCCACGGCATTCTGATGCGGGACGTCTGCCAGGCCATCTATAACGTGGGCCTTCCCAAGGAACGGGTCGCCATCGTCAGCGGAATCGGCTGTTCCTCACGGGCGGCGGGATACATGAACTACAACACTCTGCACACCACCCACGGGAGAGCCATCGCCTTTGCCACCGGAATCAAAATGGCCCGCCCCGAGCTCCACGTCATCGTCGTGACCGGAGACGGAGACGCGGCGGCGATCGGCGGAAACCATCTGATCCACGCCTGCCGGCGGAACATCGATATGACCGTTGTGATTTTCAACAACAACATCTACGGCATGACCGGCGGGCAGTATTCCCCCACGACGCCGACCGGCGAGAAGGGAACGACGGCACCCTATGGAAACATCGACGGAGATTTCGACCTTCCTAAGCTGTCCGAGGCTGCCGGCGCTACCTACACGGCAAGGGGAGACTGCTTCCACGTTCCGCAGATGATCCGCCTCATCGAGAACGGCATCCGGCACAAAGGATTTTCCGTAATCGAGGGCGTCAGCATCTGCCCGACCTACTACGGTCGCAAGAACAAAAAAGGATCCGCCGTGGAGATGATGCATTGGCAGGAACAAAACTGTATCGACATAAAAAAGGCGGCGAAAATGGAGCCCGCTGAGCTCGAGGGAAAAGTGCTTCTCGGTGAGTTCAGCCGCGTAGAAGGTCGCCCGGAGTACGTTGAGGAATACGACAAAATCATCCATATCGCAGGAGGTGACCGGTAA
- a CDS encoding 2-oxoacid:acceptor oxidoreductase subunit alpha has product MAEKQKRFQLLQGNEACVEGALAAGMRFFAGYPITPSTEIAERSAVRLPQVGGKFMQMEDEIASIAAALGASVAGTKSMTATSGPGFSLKQENIGYATIAEIPIVIVDVMRSGPSTGLPTSPSQGDVMQAKWGTHGDHPVIAICPCSVQDTFNQTVRAFNLAERFRTPVILLMDEIVGHMREGCEIIPSDELEIHNRNTHMINSMPYAFGEGQYVPHMTSFGDGHLYNITGLFHDEAGFPTNDNRIAGAENDRIMKKIQIYKYSGILDYEEYQMEDADIGIVCYGGTTRAVREAVDEARDMGYNVGMFRPVTLWPFPEYELVSRARQLRRLIVVEHNYGQVLLTVEGIIKGDTKVEFIGKVNGTAISPTEIIKKIEEGDE; this is encoded by the coding sequence ATGGCGGAGAAACAGAAACGATTCCAGCTCCTGCAGGGAAACGAGGCCTGCGTCGAGGGCGCTCTGGCCGCCGGAATGCGGTTTTTCGCAGGCTACCCCATAACCCCGTCCACGGAAATCGCGGAACGCAGCGCAGTACGTCTGCCGCAGGTCGGCGGTAAATTTATGCAGATGGAGGACGAGATTGCCAGCATAGCGGCGGCGCTGGGCGCGTCTGTGGCAGGCACAAAATCCATGACGGCGACCTCCGGTCCGGGATTTTCCCTGAAGCAGGAAAATATCGGCTACGCCACCATCGCAGAAATCCCAATCGTTATCGTTGACGTCATGCGGTCCGGTCCCTCCACCGGCCTTCCCACATCCCCCTCGCAGGGCGACGTGATGCAGGCCAAATGGGGTACCCACGGAGATCATCCGGTCATTGCCATATGCCCGTGCTCCGTCCAGGACACCTTCAACCAGACTGTCCGCGCCTTCAACCTGGCCGAACGGTTCCGCACCCCGGTGATCCTGCTGATGGACGAAATCGTCGGACATATGCGGGAAGGCTGCGAGATCATTCCGTCAGACGAGCTGGAAATCCATAACCGGAACACCCACATGATCAACTCCATGCCTTACGCCTTCGGCGAGGGCCAGTACGTTCCGCACATGACCTCCTTCGGAGACGGACACCTTTACAACATCACAGGACTGTTCCATGACGAGGCCGGCTTCCCCACCAACGACAACCGGATCGCCGGTGCAGAGAACGACCGCATCATGAAAAAGATCCAGATATACAAATACAGCGGAATCCTCGATTACGAAGAATACCAGATGGAAGACGCCGATATCGGAATCGTCTGCTACGGCGGCACCACACGGGCCGTCCGCGAGGCCGTGGACGAGGCCCGGGACATGGGCTACAACGTCGGAATGTTCCGCCCCGTCACACTCTGGCCCTTCCCGGAATACGAGCTCGTATCAAGAGCCCGTCAGCTGCGCCGTCTCATCGTGGTAGAGCATAATTACGGGCAGGTCCTGCTGACCGTAGAGGGTATCATCAAAGGAGATACAAAGGTGGAATTTATCGGCAAGGTCAACGGCACCGCCATCAGCCCCACCGAAATCATCAAGAAAATAGAAGAGGGGGATGAATAA
- a CDS encoding amidohydrolase family protein: MKKIYYNGRFHTMVPSSSAVDAICCEDGVITAVGRYDDFSEELLREAELHDLDGAVVFPGFIDTYSAPAIDAFDNAAETDPEFGESEVLYWVGEAVDYLNDKGVCVLCLHGPGDRRRAPFRRFIGTEDSSIIYDVSWQTAFEKELYDGCFDAILENPRTSLLLFNPVYDDSKSVQDAILRLTRTAAENIGRLEDMGTIEVGKKANFTVFDEDPYEKDLKAFAHSHADLIINEGNIVYSAYDQAMEELYDLLSNQMF, from the coding sequence ATGAAGAAAATATATTACAATGGCCGCTTCCACACGATGGTGCCGTCGTCATCGGCGGTGGACGCGATCTGTTGCGAGGACGGCGTCATTACAGCGGTCGGACGATATGATGATTTCAGTGAGGAGCTGCTGCGGGAGGCGGAGCTTCATGACCTTGACGGTGCTGTTGTTTTTCCGGGATTTATCGACACCTACAGTGCGCCTGCCATTGACGCTTTTGACAATGCGGCGGAGACGGACCCGGAATTCGGGGAGTCGGAGGTGCTGTACTGGGTCGGGGAGGCTGTAGACTATTTGAACGACAAAGGCGTATGCGTGCTTTGTCTCCACGGCCCCGGCGATAGAAGGAGAGCGCCATTCCGCAGATTCATCGGAACTGAAGACTCATCGATTATTTACGATGTGTCCTGGCAGACCGCCTTTGAGAAGGAGCTCTATGACGGCTGCTTCGATGCAATTCTGGAAAACCCGCGCACCAGCCTGCTTTTGTTCAACCCTGTGTATGATGACAGCAAAAGCGTGCAGGACGCCATCCTGCGCCTGACGCGCACCGCGGCGGAGAATATCGGCCGGCTGGAGGATATGGGAACGATTGAAGTCGGGAAGAAGGCAAACTTCACCGTCTTCGACGAGGACCCGTACGAGAAGGATCTGAAGGCCTTCGCGCATTCGCACGCCGATCTGATCATAAACGAGGGCAATATTGTTTACAGCGCTTACGACCAGGCCATGGAGGAGCTTTATGACCTGTTGTCGAATCAGATGTTTTAG
- a CDS encoding 2-oxoacid:acceptor oxidoreductase family protein, which translates to MAKEQLRFTGSGGQGVILGTIIMAEAAFLDGKQVVQSQSYGPEARGGLCKAETIVDDKPINYTKIETPTFLLSLSQNSFDKFSKKLAPGAAIIVDDSVRVPERISQKHEVLRLPIIQSAIDVIGKKVSANIIACGAVNEALHLASQKSMEEAVLAHIPKGSEALNLKAVRLGAKLVQDRRRTE; encoded by the coding sequence ATGGCGAAAGAACAGCTGAGATTCACAGGTTCCGGCGGTCAGGGCGTCATCCTGGGAACCATTATCATGGCAGAGGCCGCCTTCCTGGACGGCAAACAGGTTGTCCAGTCCCAGTCCTACGGGCCGGAAGCGCGGGGTGGACTCTGTAAAGCCGAGACCATCGTAGACGACAAGCCGATTAACTATACGAAGATCGAGACGCCGACCTTCCTTTTGTCCCTGTCGCAGAATTCCTTCGACAAATTCAGCAAGAAGCTCGCCCCCGGCGCCGCCATCATCGTGGACGACTCCGTCCGGGTGCCGGAGCGGATTTCCCAGAAGCATGAGGTGCTGCGGCTTCCCATCATCCAGTCCGCCATCGATGTGATCGGGAAAAAGGTTTCGGCCAACATCATCGCGTGCGGAGCGGTAAATGAGGCACTGCATCTAGCCTCCCAGAAGTCCATGGAGGAAGCGGTCCTCGCCCATATTCCAAAGGGCAGCGAAGCGCTGAATCTGAAAGCGGTTCGTCTGGGCGCCAAACTGGTGCAGGACCGGCGCAGGACAGAATAG
- the ftcD gene encoding glutamate formimidoyltransferase, translated as MAQIIESIPNISEGRRPEVVEACVDEIRSTPGCTLLDYSSDESHNRSVITYIGDAKAVEEASVKLVKKAAELIDLNHHEGEHPRMGAVDVMPFLPIKDCTTEDCIELSKVVGKRIADEAGVPVFLYEESATRPERQNLVKIRKGQFEGMAEKVQEPDWEPDFGGRRIHPTAGVTAVGARPPLVAFNLDLDTDDVQIAKNIAKIIREKDGGFKCVKSMGFEIEDEETGRKYAQVSCNMTNFEQTPLYRVVETVKFEAARYGVHVTKTEIIGLCPMKAMVDCAQYYMQTNDFDFEKQILENHII; from the coding sequence ATGGCACAGATTATCGAAAGTATTCCAAACATCAGCGAAGGGAGACGGCCGGAGGTGGTAGAGGCCTGTGTGGATGAAATCCGCAGCACGCCCGGCTGCACGCTGCTTGACTATTCCTCTGATGAAAGTCATAATAGGAGTGTCATCACATATATCGGTGATGCAAAGGCAGTAGAAGAAGCGAGCGTCAAGCTGGTGAAGAAGGCCGCGGAGCTGATCGACCTGAATCACCATGAGGGCGAGCATCCTCGGATGGGTGCGGTGGACGTAATGCCGTTCCTCCCCATCAAGGACTGCACGACGGAGGACTGCATCGAGCTTTCCAAAGTGGTTGGAAAGCGCATCGCGGACGAGGCGGGCGTTCCGGTCTTCCTTTATGAGGAATCTGCAACGCGTCCGGAGCGGCAGAACCTCGTGAAAATCCGTAAAGGTCAGTTTGAGGGTATGGCGGAGAAGGTCCAGGAACCGGACTGGGAACCGGATTTCGGCGGACGCAGAATCCATCCGACGGCCGGCGTGACGGCAGTCGGCGCCAGACCGCCGCTTGTGGCGTTTAATCTGGACCTGGATACGGACGACGTGCAGATCGCAAAGAACATTGCGAAGATCATCCGCGAGAAGGACGGCGGATTCAAGTGCGTCAAGTCCATGGGTTTTGAAATCGAGGATGAGGAAACCGGACGCAAATATGCGCAGGTCTCCTGCAATATGACGAATTTCGAGCAGACGCCTCTTTACCGCGTGGTGGAAACCGTGAAATTCGAGGCGGCGCGCTACGGCGTTCACGTCACCAAAACCGAGATCATCGGACTCTGCCCGATGAAGGCGATGGTGGACTGTGCGCAGTACTATATGCAGACCAACGATTTCGATTTCGAGAAGCAGATTCTGGAGAACCACATCATCTGA